The following nucleotide sequence is from Flavimarina sp. Hel_I_48.
GTCAATCGCCATGAGAGATTGCTCCGCATTAATCTCATAAAGCCAGCCTTTATCGTCATCCTTTTCCACCGTTCCTATTTCGCTTTTTTGCATTTGATTTACCGCGCACGTTTTTCAGTATTTTTGAGAAAAACCCTGTTTTTTCATCTTCGTGATATCCTTCGGCATAACTGCCATATCCATAACCGTAGCCATAATTATAACCTAATTTGCCTTTGGTCCTAAAATAATTAAGCACAAAACTGATGTTTTTTACCTCCCCTCGTTTATACTTCTCGTTGATATTTGCAAGCATTCCTTTTTTAGTATAGTCCTGTCTTATCACGTAAAGTGTTGCATCTACATAGGATTGAAGTTCTAAAGCATCTGCGACCAGACCTACCGGTGGGGTGTCCAGGATGATATAGTCATAATTTTTCTTGAGTTCTGCAATAAGCGCATCCATTTGATCACTCATGAGCAGTTCAGAAGGATTGGGCGGTACGGGACCGGCCAGAATAATATCAAGATAGGGCAGGTGGGAAGGCTGCTTGATCTCTTCATAACTTTTATCACCTATTAAATAATTGACTACACCTATGTTTTTATCAAGACTGAAATCATCATAAATTTTGGGTTTTCTAAGGTCGAGACCTACCAATACCGTTCTGCGTTCGCTTAGGGCAAAAACAGTGGCCAGGTTCATGCTGCAAAATGTTTTTCCCTCGCCGCCTACTGAAGAAGTTACCATTACGGTTTTTGCCCCATCTATTTTTTGCCGCCTATAAATAAACTGAAGGCTTGACCGAATGGCCCTAAAGGCTTCTGCAACCGCAGATTTTGGTTTATCCAAAAGGACCAGATTAGAGTCTAGAGAACTTTTTCCTATAGCACCTAAGACAGGAATCTCTGAAAGTTGTTTCAGCTCATCGGGGTTGTTGATCTTATTATCAAAAAAAACAAGCAAGAATACGACGATCATGGGTACTGCACTTCCCGCAATGGCAGCCATAATATAATTGGTCTTTGTATCTGGACCTACAGCACCACCGCCTATATCTTTAGCGGGATCTATAACCTGTATGTCAGAAACGTTTGCAGATTTTATGATTCCGGCTTCACTTCGTTTCGCCAAAAAGATACTATAGGTGTTTTCGCTTAAATTGTATTTGCGCTGTATGCCCAGCAACTGCTGCTGTTCTGCAGGCAATTTGCGCATTTGGGATTCCACATTGCCTATATCCTGGCGTATACTGTTGAGTTGGCTATTGAGAATTTCCTTAGATGAAGATATATTCTCCAGCACAATTGTTTTTATGGCATTGATGCGTCTATCCAGATCGTTAAATATGGGATTGCCCGGTTTTGCCGAATAAGACAACCGCTTTCTTTGTTCAGAAAGCGCGATAATATTTGATACTTGTTGTGAGATACTACCTTCCCCTATTCCGGTAAGGGAGGGGGCGGGAATATTTGAGGAATAATCTGTGCGGGTTATGAGGTAATCTTCCAGATTTCTGTAATACTGTAATTGTTGCTCCAGCTGTTGTTGCTTTGTATCCAGCTCACTCACTTTTACGATCAGGCTTTCTTCACTACCAGATATGCCTACGCTGGTATTATTTTCCCTAAACGCATTAAGTTCCTGTTGAACATTTTTAAGTTCAGAAGATTTATTGGCTAAACTGCTATCAATAAATTTGATTGTCTTTGTTGCAAACAGGTTTTTGCGCTCTAGCTGATCTGTGCTCAGCACTTCTACAGATGTATTGAGATAATCTACGATACGGTATTTATTTGTCCCTTCCATGGTCAGGCTCATGATGCTTGAACCACTGGGGGTCTGCTCCACACTGAGGTTTCGGTAAGCACTTACCGTAGCATCAAAATCGCTCAGTTTTAGTAGGTATTTTTGACCTTTTAAGGCAATTATATCTGTAGGCTGTACTTTAAAGTTGAGAAAAGGCAAATCTACGGGATCACCCAAAGCATAGCGCTTTATAAAATCCTGTGAGGGAAGTACGAACGGGATTTTTTCTTTAGTACTATAATTTTGAAGCATGCCGTCGCCTCCCTTTAGTGCTATTTTGAGATCAAAATGTGATGCATCAACAAATTCAATGGTTATTGTAGTATTTAAAAGTTGAGGTTCGGCTGTATTGATGTCCACCTTAAAAGGTGTTTTGTCATAAACATCTAAAAGGTTGTATTCGCCCTGCTTAAGATATGCTACATAGAATTGCAGTTTCTCCACCACTTTTTCATTATGGCTTCGTGATTTAAGAAAAATCAGTGCGGTTTGTACTTTATCTGTAGTACCTCCCCAGTTGAACGTGAGACTGGTATTGCTCGTAAAAAAAGGATTTTGGTCATCTTTGACCGAGATCATATTGCTCAGGCGGTATACGGTCTCCTTGCGTATATTGATGTAATACGCGATATAAAATGCGATACTTAGAGAGATTATAAAAAGAGGCCAATACCGTAAAATTTTGATCAGAAACCCCCTAAAATCAAAAAAATGCTGCTGGTCTTTTATTTCGAATCCATCTTCCA
It contains:
- a CDS encoding exopolysaccharide transport family protein; amino-acid sequence: MEDGFEIKDQQHFFDFRGFLIKILRYWPLFIISLSIAFYIAYYINIRKETVYRLSNMISVKDDQNPFFTSNTSLTFNWGGTTDKVQTALIFLKSRSHNEKVVEKLQFYVAYLKQGEYNLLDVYDKTPFKVDINTAEPQLLNTTITIEFVDASHFDLKIALKGGDGMLQNYSTKEKIPFVLPSQDFIKRYALGDPVDLPFLNFKVQPTDIIALKGQKYLLKLSDFDATVSAYRNLSVEQTPSGSSIMSLTMEGTNKYRIVDYLNTSVEVLSTDQLERKNLFATKTIKFIDSSLANKSSELKNVQQELNAFRENNTSVGISGSEESLIVKVSELDTKQQQLEQQLQYYRNLEDYLITRTDYSSNIPAPSLTGIGEGSISQQVSNIIALSEQRKRLSYSAKPGNPIFNDLDRRINAIKTIVLENISSSKEILNSQLNSIRQDIGNVESQMRKLPAEQQQLLGIQRKYNLSENTYSIFLAKRSEAGIIKSANVSDIQVIDPAKDIGGGAVGPDTKTNYIMAAIAGSAVPMIVVFLLVFFDNKINNPDELKQLSEIPVLGAIGKSSLDSNLVLLDKPKSAVAEAFRAIRSSLQFIYRRQKIDGAKTVMVTSSVGGEGKTFCSMNLATVFALSERRTVLVGLDLRKPKIYDDFSLDKNIGVVNYLIGDKSYEEIKQPSHLPYLDIILAGPVPPNPSELLMSDQMDALIAELKKNYDYIILDTPPVGLVADALELQSYVDATLYVIRQDYTKKGMLANINEKYKRGEVKNISFVLNYFRTKGKLGYNYGYGYGYGSYAEGYHEDEKTGFFSKILKNVRGKSNAKKRNRNGGKG